The following proteins are encoded in a genomic region of Aliiroseovarius sp. F47248L:
- a CDS encoding DUF1491 family protein, which translates to MTRLTADLWVAAYLTRLRLSDIPAFITRKGDATAGAVLVKMNTLDGQAVAYQRSFDLMTGDRCWVALAEGDESDVDAVLERQKGFDPDLWVIEVEDRNGRHLLDEPGLSD; encoded by the coding sequence TTGACGCGGCTGACCGCCGATCTGTGGGTCGCGGCCTATCTGACGCGGTTGCGCCTGTCTGACATACCGGCCTTTATCACCCGCAAGGGCGACGCCACGGCGGGTGCTGTTCTGGTGAAGATGAACACACTGGACGGGCAGGCGGTGGCGTATCAGCGCAGTTTCGATCTGATGACCGGAGACCGTTGCTGGGTTGCTTTGGCTGAAGGTGACGAAAGCGACGTTGACGCGGTGCTGGAGCGACAGAAAGGCTTTGATCCCGATCTATGGGTGATCGAGGTTGAGGATCGCAACGGGCGGCATCTGTTGGACGAACCGGGTTTGTCGGACTGA
- the recO gene encoding DNA repair protein RecO, producing the protein MDWRDQGALLSVRKHGETSVIIDVFTEKHGRHAGVVRGGTSRKIAPILQPGAQLDVAWRARLEEHIGSYTVEPLRSRATVLSDRTALAGLNAVTSLLTFSLPEREPHPQLYQRTQAMLDLLGTNEAWPTAYLKWELALLDDLGFGLDLASCAVTGSMEDLAYVSPKTGRAVSAEAAGEWADRLLPLPPELLGAGSGAHKNVLAGLQTTGFFLTRWLAHALGDKPLPEPRARLIDRLKREALPG; encoded by the coding sequence ATGGATTGGCGGGATCAGGGCGCGCTTTTGTCTGTGCGCAAACACGGCGAAACCTCGGTAATCATTGATGTGTTCACCGAAAAGCACGGCCGCCATGCAGGCGTGGTGCGTGGCGGCACCAGCCGCAAGATCGCTCCAATTTTGCAGCCCGGCGCGCAACTGGATGTCGCATGGCGGGCGCGGCTGGAAGAACATATTGGCAGCTACACCGTCGAACCCTTGCGCAGCCGTGCGACGGTCTTGTCGGATCGTACCGCTCTGGCTGGTTTGAACGCGGTCACGTCGCTTTTGACGTTTTCCTTGCCTGAGCGCGAACCACATCCGCAGCTTTATCAGCGAACGCAGGCGATGCTCGACCTGCTGGGAACGAACGAGGCATGGCCGACAGCCTATCTGAAATGGGAGTTGGCGTTGCTGGATGATCTGGGCTTCGGGCTGGATCTGGCATCTTGCGCTGTCACCGGATCGATGGAGGATCTAGCCTATGTATCCCCCAAAACCGGACGCGCTGTGTCGGCAGAAGCAGCGGGTGAATGGGCGGACCGCTTGCTGCCCTTGCCGCCCGAACTGTTGGGGGCAGGCAGTGGCGCACACAAAAATGTACTGGCTGGGCTTCAGACAACCGGCTTTTTCCTAACGCGTTGGTTGGCACATGCCTTGGGTGACAAACCCTTACCTGAACCACGCGCGCGCCTAATTGACCGCCTGAAGCGCGAGGCGTTACCGGGGTGA
- a CDS encoding META domain-containing protein translates to MKQSLLITAALASLVLMGCKDETISGYADRKAVWKLLEIDRKPFDADATISFPDQGQIVGQAPCNRYSSEQKAPYPWFEIGPIAATRMACDALDKESRYFTALTQMRQIEAQGDMLIMSNEAGRQMVFLAQR, encoded by the coding sequence ATGAAACAGTCATTGCTCATCACCGCCGCGCTCGCGTCCCTTGTCTTGATGGGATGCAAGGATGAAACGATTTCGGGCTATGCGGACCGAAAGGCCGTGTGGAAGCTGCTTGAGATTGATCGCAAACCCTTCGACGCCGACGCAACGATCTCTTTCCCGGATCAAGGACAGATTGTCGGACAAGCGCCCTGCAACAGATATTCAAGCGAGCAAAAAGCTCCATACCCGTGGTTTGAAATTGGCCCCATCGCCGCGACCCGTATGGCCTGCGACGCCTTGGACAAAGAAAGCCGCTATTTCACCGCGCTGACGCAGATGCGCCAGATCGAGGCGCAAGGCGACATGTTGATCATGTCGAACGAAGCTGGTCGGCAGATGGTGTTCTTGGCTCAACGCTGA
- a CDS encoding TetR/AcrR family transcriptional regulator → MKADDWIKAGLAALTSKGPQALKAEPLARALGTTKGSFYWHFKDVPDFHKRLLSTWEDEALAAITYALSEGDDPVKRLYQLGDMAASSDPKAKRGLPETAIRAWAYSESLAADYVQRVDQKRIAMLEEILSELDLTNPDFARIIYSSFVGMDALSATDATGNKNAMSTLMAAILALRDA, encoded by the coding sequence TTGAAGGCGGATGACTGGATCAAGGCAGGGCTGGCAGCCCTGACATCAAAGGGCCCCCAGGCCTTGAAAGCCGAGCCGCTGGCCCGCGCCCTGGGAACGACAAAGGGTTCTTTTTACTGGCATTTCAAGGATGTTCCTGATTTCCACAAACGGCTTCTTTCAACCTGGGAAGACGAGGCACTTGCCGCAATCACGTACGCGCTCTCGGAAGGTGACGATCCGGTCAAACGGCTTTATCAACTCGGTGACATGGCGGCTTCAAGCGATCCGAAGGCCAAACGTGGCCTGCCAGAAACTGCAATCCGTGCGTGGGCATATAGTGAGTCATTGGCGGCGGACTATGTACAGCGTGTTGATCAAAAACGGATCGCAATGCTAGAGGAAATCTTAAGCGAACTGGATCTGACAAATCCCGATTTCGCGCGGATTATTTACAGTTCGTTTGTGGGAATGGACGCACTATCCGCAACCGATGCCACAGGCAATAAAAACGCCATGTCTACCCTTATGGCTGCAATTCTTGCTTTGCGCGACGCTTAA
- a CDS encoding acyl-CoA dehydrogenase family protein, with product MTGALIDNLLTLSADALAPVETVFDAAKASVRDMVTEGDRISGAKLEEHQSAAHALSWLATYTESLRQMNAWAGRLNDDGKLGEMEKLILQIAFGEYLAQIKGGIMMSQNEMARLSDMGIDASALDTNAINALIAQGNNQAARSRLVALMRDNAGHATFGASGLDDELEMIRETFRRYADDRVVPNAHEWHLKDEYIPMEILEELAEMGVFGLTIPEEYGGMGLSKASMVVVSEELSRGYIGVGSLGTRSEIAAELILAGGTDAQKEHWLPKISSAEILPTAVFTEPNTGSDLGSLRTRAVKNADGDYEVTGNKTWITHAARTHVMTLLARTDPASTDHRGLSMFLAEKQPGDDDNPFPTEGMTGGEIEVLGYRGMKEFELGFDGFKVKGENLLGGEEGQGFKQLMKTFEAARIQTAARAIGVAQNALEIGMQYAEDRKQFGKSLINFPRVANKLAMMAVEIMVARQLTYFSAWEKDHDQRCDLEAGMAKLLGARVAWSCADNALQIHGGNGFALEYQISRVLCDARILNIFEGAAEIQAQVIARRLLG from the coding sequence ATGACAGGCGCTCTGATCGACAATCTTTTGACCCTTTCCGCTGACGCCCTGGCGCCGGTCGAAACCGTGTTTGACGCGGCCAAGGCATCCGTCCGCGATATGGTGACAGAAGGTGATCGGATCTCGGGCGCAAAACTGGAAGAACATCAGTCCGCCGCCCATGCCCTGTCATGGCTTGCCACCTATACCGAAAGCCTACGTCAGATGAACGCCTGGGCCGGTCGTCTGAATGACGACGGGAAGCTGGGCGAGATGGAGAAACTGATCCTGCAAATCGCCTTCGGCGAATACCTCGCCCAGATCAAGGGCGGAATCATGATGAGCCAAAACGAGATGGCGCGCCTGTCGGATATGGGTATTGACGCATCCGCGCTGGACACAAATGCGATCAACGCATTGATCGCCCAAGGCAACAACCAAGCCGCCCGCTCACGTCTGGTTGCCCTGATGCGCGACAATGCTGGCCACGCCACTTTTGGCGCGTCAGGGCTGGATGATGAACTTGAAATGATCCGCGAAACCTTCCGTCGCTATGCCGATGACCGCGTCGTTCCCAACGCGCATGAATGGCACCTGAAGGATGAATACATCCCAATGGAAATTCTTGAGGAACTGGCCGAAATGGGCGTCTTTGGCCTGACCATACCCGAGGAATACGGTGGTATGGGCTTGTCAAAAGCGTCGATGGTGGTCGTATCTGAAGAACTCAGCCGCGGCTATATCGGGGTCGGCTCGCTGGGCACCCGGTCCGAGATCGCGGCAGAACTTATCCTTGCCGGCGGCACAGACGCGCAAAAAGAACACTGGTTGCCGAAAATCTCGTCAGCCGAGATCCTGCCCACCGCTGTGTTTACCGAACCCAACACCGGATCCGACCTTGGCAGCCTGCGCACCCGCGCGGTCAAGAACGCCGATGGCGATTACGAGGTGACGGGCAACAAAACCTGGATCACCCACGCCGCACGCACCCATGTGATGACGCTTCTGGCGCGCACTGATCCCGCGTCCACCGATCACCGTGGCCTGTCGATGTTCCTGGCTGAAAAACAACCCGGCGACGACGACAACCCTTTCCCCACCGAAGGTATGACGGGCGGCGAGATCGAAGTGCTGGGCTATCGCGGTATGAAGGAATTCGAACTTGGGTTCGATGGGTTCAAGGTCAAAGGCGAAAACTTGCTTGGCGGCGAAGAAGGTCAAGGCTTCAAACAACTCATGAAAACATTCGAAGCCGCGCGCATCCAAACCGCCGCCCGTGCCATCGGCGTGGCCCAGAATGCGCTGGAAATCGGGATGCAATACGCCGAGGACCGCAAGCAGTTCGGTAAGTCCCTGATCAACTTCCCGCGCGTCGCCAACAAGCTGGCGATGATGGCGGTCGAGATCATGGTGGCACGGCAACTGACCTATTTCTCGGCATGGGAAAAAGACCACGACCAACGCTGCGACCTGGAAGCCGGGATGGCAAAGCTGCTTGGCGCACGCGTGGCGTGGTCTTGCGCTGACAACGCACTGCAAATTCACGGCGGCAACGGTTTCGCGCTGGAATATCAAATCAGCCGCGTTTTGTGTGACGCCCGCATCCTGAACATCTTTGAAGGCGCGGCTGAAATTCAGGCACAGGTGATTGCACGTCGCCTGTTGGGCTAA
- a CDS encoding sulfite exporter TauE/SafE family protein — MGLLTEIPQLTLLLAAFVAVFAGFVKGAVGFGMPLIMISGLATMLPAEQALAALIVPTVVTNGYQAFRQGILAAWQAVGKFRVFLIALLICLTLSAQLVTVLSQAALFILIGVPVVAFCLMQLSGWKPMLHPEHRKRDESLIGAFAGLSGGLSGVWGPPTIAYLTAIDTPKSEQMRVQGVIYGVGAIALFAAHIKSGVLNAHTFPMSISMLFPALIGMALGGVFHDRMPQATFKRVTLIVLTVAGLNLIRRGLWG, encoded by the coding sequence TTGGGACTATTGACCGAAATACCGCAGTTGACTCTGCTTCTTGCCGCATTTGTCGCCGTGTTTGCCGGGTTCGTAAAGGGGGCTGTCGGATTTGGAATGCCCCTTATCATGATCTCGGGTCTGGCCACCATGCTTCCAGCTGAACAAGCCTTGGCAGCGTTGATCGTGCCGACCGTGGTGACAAACGGGTATCAGGCGTTCAGGCAAGGGATATTGGCCGCGTGGCAGGCGGTGGGAAAGTTTCGTGTCTTTCTGATCGCGCTTTTGATCTGTCTCACCCTCAGCGCCCAGCTTGTGACGGTGCTGTCTCAAGCCGCGTTGTTCATTTTAATCGGCGTGCCGGTGGTGGCGTTCTGCTTGATGCAACTGAGCGGGTGGAAACCCATGCTTCACCCCGAGCATCGCAAGCGGGATGAAAGTTTGATCGGTGCCTTCGCAGGCCTGTCGGGTGGGTTGTCCGGGGTCTGGGGGCCGCCGACCATCGCCTATCTGACCGCCATCGATACGCCGAAGTCCGAACAGATGCGGGTGCAGGGGGTGATCTATGGCGTCGGTGCTATTGCGCTTTTTGCAGCGCATATCAAGTCCGGGGTTCTGAATGCACACACATTTCCCATGTCGATTTCCATGCTGTTTCCTGCCCTGATCGGGATGGCGCTTGGCGGCGTGTTTCACGACCGTATGCCTCAGGCGACGTTCAAACGGGTAACGTTGATCGTGCTGACGGTTGCGGGTCTGAACCTGATCCGCCGGGGGCTGTGGGGCTAA
- a CDS encoding phosphoenolpyruvate carboxykinase, whose product MTTGRVNPERRLEDQGIKGLGNVYYNLMEPDLIEAALARGEGSLGQGGAFLVTTGKHTGRSPLDKFVVKTPSVEPHIWWENNPPMDPAKFDTLYDDMLEHMKGKDYYVQDLFGGADPAYRLDVRLVTELAWHNLFIRHMLRRPDREELDEFDPEFTIINCPSFKADAKRHGCRSETVIALNFDRKIILIGGTEYAGENKKSVFTLLNYILPEKGVMPMHCSANHATGNPVDTAIFFGLSGTGKTTLSADPERTLIGDDEHGWSDTGTFNFEGGCYAKTINLSAEAEPEIYATTTKFATVIENMVYDEETKKLDFEDDSLTANMRCAYPLHYIANASKTAVGGHPKNIIMLTCDAFGVLPPIARLTPAQAMYHFLSGFTSKVAGTEKGVTEPEPTFSTCFGAPFMPRRPAEYGALLRDKIAKHGATCWLVNTGWTGGAYGTGSRMPIRATRALLTAALDGSLANSEFRKDDNFGFEVPVTVEGVPDLLLNPRRTWQDAAAYDAQAQKLVDMFAKNFVQYEADIDDDVKAVAIG is encoded by the coding sequence ATGACCACTGGACGGGTGAACCCAGAACGCCGCTTGGAAGATCAAGGCATCAAGGGGCTGGGCAATGTCTATTACAACTTAATGGAGCCTGATCTGATCGAAGCCGCGCTTGCGCGTGGCGAGGGAAGCCTGGGCCAAGGCGGCGCCTTCCTGGTCACGACCGGCAAACATACGGGCCGGTCGCCCTTGGACAAGTTTGTTGTCAAAACCCCCAGCGTCGAGCCGCATATATGGTGGGAAAACAACCCACCGATGGACCCGGCCAAATTCGACACCCTTTATGACGACATGCTCGAGCACATGAAGGGCAAGGATTACTACGTGCAAGACTTGTTCGGCGGGGCAGACCCGGCCTATCGGCTGGACGTACGTCTTGTGACCGAATTGGCTTGGCACAACCTGTTCATTCGACACATGCTGCGCCGCCCCGACCGCGAAGAACTGGATGAGTTCGACCCCGAATTCACAATCATCAACTGCCCCTCTTTCAAGGCGGACGCCAAGCGACACGGGTGTCGGTCGGAAACCGTCATCGCACTGAACTTTGATCGCAAGATCATCCTGATCGGCGGCACTGAATATGCGGGTGAAAACAAAAAGTCGGTTTTCACACTGCTCAACTACATCCTGCCGGAAAAAGGCGTGATGCCGATGCATTGCTCGGCCAACCACGCCACTGGAAACCCCGTCGACACGGCGATTTTCTTCGGCCTGTCAGGCACCGGCAAGACGACCCTGTCTGCAGATCCCGAGCGCACGCTGATTGGCGATGACGAACATGGCTGGTCGGACACTGGCACCTTCAACTTCGAGGGTGGTTGCTATGCCAAGACCATCAACCTGTCGGCCGAGGCCGAGCCGGAAATCTATGCCACCACCACGAAGTTCGCGACCGTCATCGAAAACATGGTCTATGACGAAGAAACCAAGAAGTTGGATTTCGAAGATGACAGCCTGACCGCGAACATGCGTTGCGCCTATCCGCTGCACTATATCGCGAACGCGTCGAAAACCGCCGTGGGCGGGCATCCGAAGAACATTATCATGCTGACCTGTGATGCGTTTGGCGTCCTGCCGCCGATTGCGCGGCTGACACCGGCACAGGCGATGTACCACTTCCTGTCGGGTTTCACGTCGAAAGTGGCGGGCACTGAAAAGGGTGTGACCGAACCGGAACCCACCTTCTCGACCTGTTTCGGTGCGCCCTTCATGCCGCGCCGTCCCGCTGAATATGGCGCACTGCTGCGTGACAAGATCGCCAAGCATGGTGCAACCTGCTGGCTGGTCAATACCGGCTGGACCGGTGGCGCGTACGGCACCGGGTCGCGGATGCCGATCCGCGCGACGCGCGCGCTTCTGACCGCCGCACTGGACGGATCGCTTGCGAACTCGGAATTCCGAAAGGACGACAATTTCGGCTTCGAAGTGCCGGTAACTGTGGAAGGCGTGCCAGACCTGCTTCTGAACCCCCGCCGCACATGGCAGGACGCCGCCGCCTATGATGCGCAAGCTCAGAAACTGGTCGACATGTTTGCCAAGAACTTCGTTCAGTATGAGGCCGATATTGACGACGACGTGAAAGCCGTCGCCATCGGCTGA
- a CDS encoding response regulator transcription factor, producing the protein MSRIALVDDDRNILTSVAITLEAEGFEVETYNDGQSALDAFMQRLPDMAVLDIKMPRMDGMDLLQRLRQKTKTMPVIFLTSKDDEIDEVLGLRMGADDYVTKPFSQRLLVERIRALLRRQEVIAKDDAGDVEESKSLVRGELTMDPLRHAVTWKGNDVSLTVTEFLLLQALAQRPGFVKSRDQLMDVAYDDQVYVDDRTIDSHIKRLRKKMRTADDDFSAIETLYGIGYRYNEE; encoded by the coding sequence ATGTCGAGAATCGCTTTGGTGGACGATGACAGGAACATCCTGACTTCCGTCGCGATCACTCTCGAGGCCGAGGGCTTCGAAGTTGAAACCTATAATGATGGCCAAAGCGCGCTTGACGCGTTTATGCAGCGCCTGCCCGATATGGCGGTTCTGGACATCAAGATGCCCCGGATGGATGGGATGGACCTGTTGCAGCGTTTGCGGCAGAAAACCAAGACCATGCCGGTGATTTTCCTGACCTCGAAAGACGATGAGATCGACGAGGTTCTGGGTCTTCGCATGGGCGCAGACGACTATGTAACCAAACCGTTCAGCCAGCGACTTCTGGTGGAGCGCATTCGCGCACTGTTACGACGGCAGGAAGTGATCGCCAAGGATGACGCCGGCGATGTTGAAGAAAGCAAATCGCTGGTTCGCGGTGAGTTGACGATGGACCCTTTGCGCCATGCCGTTACGTGGAAAGGCAATGATGTATCCCTGACCGTGACCGAGTTTTTGTTGCTTCAGGCATTGGCTCAGCGTCCCGGCTTTGTCAAAAGCCGTGATCAGTTGATGGATGTCGCCTATGACGATCAGGTCTATGTCGATGATCGCACCATCGACAGTCATATCAAACGGCTGCGCAAGAAAATGCGGACGGCAGATGACGATTTCTCGGCAATCGAAACGCTGTATGGCATCGGTTACCGGTATAACGAGGAATAA
- a CDS encoding sensor histidine kinase → MVTKVKDTKATTRSDLVLGEDWVSPSGEMDFELRDKRAQRGLISINRSPLARKIITFNLLGLVVLVAGVLYLNPFRDSLLIQRERGLIVEAELIADVFEAQLEQAIENQSNTSPDLLDAPAPEGEVAPEVVVPVAPDFAETLSDLQLPVGLEVFVFDANEALLARSVGVPPAAPTPVDGLRRQVGSTIITDLLNAVWEGVSGIVAKGDGQSLPLDTEVMARTLYPGAMNGATRVSNGVDENGGTVFSVATPILQNGVPAGVVAITSAAGELDLLVRAEREQLLQMFVIAILVSIGLSLVLASTIANPLSDLAAAAELGRDKDHNSVRTGRVRIPDLTARPDEIGRLSGALRGMVAALYDRIDSNEQFAADVAHEIKNPLASLRSAIGTLRLAKKDEHRGKLLDVIDHDVRRLDRLVSDISNASRLDSELVKEEEEEFNLLKMLRNLTEYLGNEGSDKGVEFITDLPPDPIFIRGLEARLAQVFVNLITNALSFCDEGDAIRVWVRRRENRVLVVIEDTGPGIPEQALNKIFKRFYSERPESQFGNNSGLGLAISKQIVEAHGGVIWAENIRPTDADVTSDPLGARFVVGLPV, encoded by the coding sequence ATGGTGACAAAGGTGAAGGACACCAAAGCCACAACCCGAAGCGATCTTGTTCTGGGTGAAGATTGGGTCTCGCCAAGTGGTGAGATGGATTTTGAACTGCGCGACAAGCGGGCGCAGCGCGGGCTGATTTCGATCAATCGGTCACCGCTGGCGCGCAAGATCATCACGTTCAATTTGCTTGGGCTTGTCGTCCTTGTGGCGGGGGTTCTGTATCTGAATCCGTTTCGTGACAGTTTGCTGATCCAGCGTGAACGCGGATTGATCGTAGAGGCTGAACTGATCGCCGATGTGTTCGAAGCCCAGCTTGAACAGGCCATTGAAAACCAATCGAATACATCGCCCGATCTTCTGGATGCGCCTGCCCCAGAAGGAGAAGTGGCGCCAGAGGTCGTGGTGCCTGTCGCGCCTGACTTCGCTGAAACACTGTCTGATTTGCAGCTACCAGTAGGCTTGGAAGTCTTTGTCTTCGACGCAAACGAGGCGCTATTGGCGCGATCCGTCGGAGTTCCGCCCGCCGCGCCAACCCCGGTCGACGGATTGAGGCGTCAGGTCGGGTCGACCATTATCACGGACCTTTTGAATGCCGTATGGGAAGGTGTGTCCGGTATTGTCGCCAAGGGTGATGGACAGTCCCTGCCATTGGACACCGAGGTGATGGCGCGGACGCTGTATCCTGGTGCCATGAACGGTGCGACGCGCGTATCCAATGGTGTCGATGAAAACGGCGGCACGGTTTTTTCCGTGGCGACGCCGATCTTGCAAAACGGTGTTCCGGCGGGTGTGGTGGCCATTACCAGTGCTGCTGGCGAATTGGACCTTCTGGTGCGAGCTGAGCGCGAGCAGTTGTTGCAGATGTTCGTGATCGCGATCCTTGTGTCGATCGGGCTGAGCCTTGTACTGGCCTCGACCATCGCCAACCCGCTCTCTGATCTTGCCGCCGCCGCCGAATTGGGTCGGGACAAGGATCACAACAGCGTTCGGACCGGTCGGGTTCGCATCCCGGACCTGACGGCGCGCCCTGACGAAATCGGCCGCCTGTCTGGCGCGCTGCGCGGAATGGTGGCTGCACTGTATGACCGAATTGATTCCAACGAACAGTTCGCCGCCGATGTGGCGCACGAGATCAAAAACCCACTGGCCAGTCTGCGATCGGCTATTGGCACGCTGCGTCTGGCCAAGAAAGACGAACATCGCGGCAAGTTGTTGGATGTGATCGATCACGATGTGCGCCGGTTGGATCGTTTGGTCAGCGATATTTCGAATGCATCCCGGCTGGACAGCGAGTTGGTGAAGGAAGAGGAAGAAGAGTTCAACCTTCTGAAGATGCTTCGTAACTTGACTGAGTATTTGGGCAATGAAGGCAGCGACAAAGGTGTCGAATTCATCACCGATCTGCCACCTGATCCGATTTTCATTCGCGGGTTGGAAGCCCGTCTGGCACAGGTTTTCGTGAACCTGATCACCAATGCGCTTAGCTTCTGCGACGAAGGCGATGCAATTCGTGTCTGGGTGCGACGGCGCGAAAACCGTGTGCTTGTGGTGATTGAGGATACCGGCCCCGGAATCCCCGAGCAGGCGTTGAACAAGATTTTTAAACGCTTCTATTCCGAACGCCCCGAAAGCCAGTTTGGCAACAATTCAGGACTTGGACTGGCGATTTCAAAGCAGATCGTCGAAGCCCATGGCGGCGTGATCTGGGCCGAAAACATTCGCCCGACCGATGCGGATGTAACCTCTGATCCACTAGGCGCACGCTTCGTTGTTGGCCTTCCAGTGTGA
- a CDS encoding serine kinase: protein MIEEGSTQPLGCHATTIAVGDAAAMFVGPSGSGKSSLALQMIGLGAKLISDDYSRIDVREAGVFVLAPDRLQGVIEARGVGLINVPWKASARLQLVVDMTRDEAERHPGSRRLTNIGGCDIDLVLRVDAPYFACALYHLLKSGRYDETS, encoded by the coding sequence GTGATCGAAGAAGGGTCTACGCAGCCGCTAGGTTGTCACGCGACGACGATTGCCGTTGGTGATGCGGCGGCGATGTTTGTCGGTCCGTCGGGGTCGGGGAAGTCGTCGCTGGCGCTTCAGATGATCGGGCTGGGGGCGAAGCTGATCTCGGATGACTATAGCCGGATCGATGTGAGGGAAGCGGGTGTGTTCGTTCTGGCCCCTGACCGCCTGCAAGGCGTGATTGAGGCGCGCGGCGTCGGTTTGATCAATGTCCCATGGAAAGCATCGGCGCGACTTCAACTGGTCGTTGATATGACTAGAGATGAGGCGGAGCGACACCCCGGATCACGGCGGCTCACAAATATTGGCGGTTGCGATATCGACCTTGTTTTGCGGGTTGACGCGCCTTACTTCGCATGTGCGCTATACCACCTGTTGAAATCCGGTAGGTATGACGAAACAAGCTAG
- the rapZ gene encoding RNase adapter RapZ → MTDDKTNTGQKVVLVTGPSGAGRTTAIRVLEDIGYEVIDNLPLSLIGRVLGGPALDHPLALGVDVRNRDFSTEMMLQVIEDLREDDRHAVEVLYLDCSRDVLIRRYSETRRRHPLAPAETPDHGITREIELLAPVRGRADVLIDTSDLSPHDLKEELMRWLSQSGAENLAVSVHSFSYKRGVPRGLDMVLDARFLRNPHWEPTLRSLDGRSNDVADYVAKDPRFDEFFTRVAELVEFLIPAYGDEGKSHLAIGFGCTGGQHRSVALTERLAKTLADKGWQVSIRHRELERRADAGPTSKQLG, encoded by the coding sequence ATGACTGACGATAAAACCAACACGGGACAGAAAGTGGTTCTGGTCACCGGCCCTTCCGGCGCCGGACGAACCACGGCCATCCGTGTGCTGGAAGACATCGGCTATGAGGTCATCGACAATTTGCCGCTGTCGTTGATTGGCCGGGTTCTTGGTGGCCCTGCTTTGGATCACCCGCTGGCGCTGGGCGTCGACGTGCGCAACCGCGACTTCTCGACCGAGATGATGTTGCAGGTGATCGAAGATCTGCGCGAAGATGATCGCCATGCTGTCGAGGTGCTGTATCTGGATTGTTCGCGAGATGTTTTGATCCGCCGCTATTCGGAAACCCGGCGCCGCCACCCGCTTGCACCTGCAGAAACACCAGATCACGGCATCACCCGCGAGATAGAGCTTCTGGCACCTGTGCGTGGGCGCGCGGATGTTCTGATCGACACGTCAGACCTGTCGCCGCATGACCTGAAAGAAGAGCTTATGCGATGGCTGTCTCAGTCAGGTGCGGAGAACCTGGCGGTGTCCGTTCATTCGTTTTCATACAAGCGTGGGGTGCCGCGTGGGCTTGATATGGTGCTGGACGCGCGGTTCCTGCGCAATCCGCATTGGGAGCCGACGCTTAGATCGCTGGATGGGCGTTCTAATGACGTTGCAGACTATGTTGCCAAGGATCCGCGGTTTGACGAGTTCTTCACCCGTGTTGCCGAGCTGGTCGAGTTTCTGATACCTGCTTACGGCGACGAAGGGAAATCGCATCTAGCCATTGGTTTTGGGTGTACCGGAGGGCAACACCGATCGGTTGCCCTGACGGAAAGATTGGCGAAGACGCTTGCAGACAAGGGTTGGCAAGTGTCAATTAGACATCGGGAATTGGAACGTCGAGCCGATGCGGGGCCGACGTCGAAGCAGTTGGGGTAA
- a CDS encoding PTS fructose transporter subunit IIA — protein sequence MIGIVIVAHGGLAREYLAAVEHVVGKQPGVRAISTDAECDRANKQSEIATAADAVDEGDGVVVVVDMFGGSPANLSLPACCKADRKILYGANLPMLVKLAKTRHLPIEMSTSKALAAGRKYIDCIDGIQEL from the coding sequence GTGATCGGCATCGTGATCGTCGCGCATGGCGGACTTGCAAGGGAATACCTTGCCGCTGTCGAACATGTTGTCGGCAAACAACCCGGTGTGCGTGCCATCTCGACCGATGCTGAATGCGATCGGGCCAACAAACAATCTGAAATTGCAACCGCCGCGGATGCCGTCGACGAGGGTGATGGCGTTGTGGTGGTGGTCGATATGTTCGGCGGTTCGCCCGCCAACCTGTCGCTTCCTGCGTGCTGCAAAGCCGACCGGAAGATCCTGTATGGGGCCAACCTGCCCATGTTGGTAAAGTTGGCCAAGACCCGACATCTGCCGATTGAAATGTCCACAAGTAAGGCACTTGCAGCCGGACGGAAATACATCGACTGTATTGATGGTATACAGGAGTTGTAG
- a CDS encoding HPr family phosphocarrier protein — translation MSTSRELEIINVKGLHARASAKFVDTVENHDATARVSKDGIDAEGDSIMGLLMLAASQGTKIHVETSGPQATELMTALAELVEDKFGEGM, via the coding sequence ATGAGCACGAGCCGCGAATTGGAAATCATCAACGTCAAAGGACTGCACGCCCGTGCATCGGCCAAATTCGTTGATACAGTCGAAAACCATGACGCGACCGCGCGCGTATCCAAAGACGGCATTGATGCCGAGGGGGATTCGATCATGGGCCTGTTGATGCTTGCAGCATCGCAGGGCACCAAGATTCACGTCGAAACCTCGGGTCCGCAGGCGACCGAGCTGATGACGGCACTGGCCGAACTGGTTGAAGACAAGTTCGGCGAAGGTATGTAG